The following is a genomic window from Polyodon spathula isolate WHYD16114869_AA unplaced genomic scaffold, ASM1765450v1 scaffolds_1335, whole genome shotgun sequence.
tatgtcTACATTAACCCaacaggaaaatgtgtttttatactattaacttgttactgtttatttctcATTAGCGATTATTTTTTCCTGTCATTTCCAGTTGAAACCTCATAGTTCTTTCCCATTCCCCGTTACTTTATCTCTgtggttttctttaattttcgttgttttttatatatttataatttgctgtattatcattgttattatcattatttttgccgTTTAGTACACTGCCGGAAGCACTTGTGTTTGAAAGTGACAGCGGCGGTCTAACAATAAGCTAGCAATTTAGCTGCAGCATAGTCAGGGATAGTACAAAGCTATTTCGATGTATATCTCCCGTTTCATTTTTCCGCGGGAGccgtaaattaaatataaagtttaagacgatagaagtaaaacatacatactgtaagaaCTACTATTGTTAGAGTATTCAAAACTGCTGAGTCATGAATTGCAACCATAACTGAGAACTGAGCTAAGAATAAATACAAGacgatcattaaaaaaaatatatatgtacatttaaacatgtttacataAAGCGGTTGCTTTATTAATAAGACATAAATATACAAAGTATTGTAATAATAGACACATTTTAATAGTGCCTAAAAAAAGGatatgaaacagacttcaaactaTAACAAGCTTCttaaagaaatacacattttttaattgattaattgatagaTACAGACAATAAATAGACGATGCATTTTTAATTATGCGTTTATACAATAGATGCCACTTATTAGCAACTCcgataaagacaacttttggttaGTAACATTTTTACAGGAATCAATCCTATACTATGGTTTTTCGCTTTAACAGCTTTCAGATAGACAGCttttttatggctcccaagcagcatctactgtatataaataaaaagatgaattCCGGCCttgtaaaacttacaaaaaatatcaTCCGGCGGAAAACTGAAAGGGgagatatttactttttttttttactgtgttgccGCAATTAAATGCATAATATCTCCGAGGCATTAGTACTATTTGTTACAtcatagatattatataatatatatatatatatatatatatatctctatatatatataaatatatatatatatatatatatatattataggctGTGAACTAATAGTTCATGTTTTGCCTTTTTCAAAACGTTTTGAaatcttcttttgttttcttgagCCATAACCTACTTTGTAGATGACATTTATAACTGTTGACTACTTTAAAATGAGAAAGTGGAAGGTGCGGGCGAAGGGTAAAGAATCTTATACTGCTAAAATTAAAAACGGAATATGGTAACTTTAAACAAGGTCAGAATTCAAAactatgtattatttgtttatttagcagacacctttatcaaaggcaacttacagagactaggatgtgtgaactttgcatcagctgaagagtcacttacaactagTCTCGCCCAAAATATGAAACACGGGGAGGTTAAGTGAATAttggttacaagcctttttctttagccactggaccacacagtctcctagcAAGTTAGTTAACAGACACGCGTGTTGTAAATGTACCTGGcttagaatatatttatttattttgcattatattgTGGAACTATGAACAGGGTAGAAACTGAGGATGATCTGTATACTAATATTGTTTTCTGTCTTCCTTTAGATGGAGATTATTTTAAAgagattacatttaaatctgtatttcccTCTATTAAAGCGTACTTTTCACTCAACTAGAAGAAGAAATACTGTAGCTGTTCCAAGCCATGTACGCATTGGTTTCACAGAAATCCTTTGAAGGCCACCCTGCCTGTTTCCTTCAGTCTGTATGGAGTAGCTGCAAGTACTGGTGGTAAAATGATATGCAAGTAAGTCCTTGCTTTTGTGGCAGACTGTCCCCCCAGATACcaatatttatataaactaaacagcaAATATCACAGGGTGACTGGGGGATAGCCAATATTGCCTGTTAAGACCTCTTgcctactaaatatcttggtaactCTGAGTAGATAACTGTCCTCTCTTGGAGAATGGCAAGAATATTTAGTGAGTATTTGgataaatcactacaatttagcacAGTTTGCGGCCACTTAAcactgtgtgtgattttgaagacgatgggttacacctgagctaatttaggattgctattacaaaggggtggacacttatccaaccaagctatttcagtttttatttttaattaattttctacaaatttctagaatatttttttcacttggaagttgtgtggtaggatgtgtaggggaaaatgaaaaaaaaaaaaaaaaaaaaactactttaatgcattttaattccaggctataaggcaacaaaaggtgaacattttgaaagggggtgtagactttctataggcacagtatatTATACACAGAGTAGGTAACTAACTTTTAAAGCTCTGACAGGCAGGTGTtggcttttgaattttaaacttgGTTCTAACTCTTTTCAATTCACTCCTTATTGGGCTCAGtagttaaaatattgtttaaaaaaatattgaggtaattaaacctgtttttatatattgtagtttcatctatttatttttcagccaCGTTTAGGTGTCGCTATGGAAGCGATGTATGTTGTCCTCAGCTATTGTGACGTTGTGGTGGTCAGTAAAGGTCAGGCATTATTGACGTGCTAGGGAGAGAAGTTCATTGTAGAGCTAGATCTGTAAACTTGAAGAGAAACACTGCTTCTCTGTAACCATTTATTATCGATTATATTTTCAAATCTAATTAACTaacgttattatttttgttcattattctTTGATATTCACATTTGTCATCTTAAATCTTGATGTGttttaatcctattttttttttttttttttgacatttaaaaaataacatcgaCGCCTGAGAagccgtttttattttattaacagaaataattCCGATTACTAATATGTCGTACCAATGTCggtatttaaatacactgttttttttttttttagtgtttttttagtGTAAATCGCATACGTCGCATACGTGTGGTTTAATTCCACCTGTCATCCAGTTTTCGATATGGATAATTTAGAGCAAAAAGACTTTGAAGAAGGAATATCTTTGGGTTTTTACGCATTTTTGGTTAGGACAGTAATTAATGTAAGTAAACTTGCTTGATTATTTAGTGGGCGTTTTCTCCAAAGCCCGCAGACAGAATTTAAGCTGCACAGTAGTTtgctaacaaaatgtattttaaaattgttgttacTAGTACTATAACAGTTAATCGCATTAGATTATATGGGGCTAAATTAAATGACATTAGTTTTTTAGGCGTTGCCCTTCAAATCTATCTACTACTTTATTTCACCTGATTTTTAGAGCTTGCAAAACTAGTTTTATACAGTGTAGTCCGTTAATTGCATcgcatttttttttccacacttgaacaaaatgtttgtgtttcaatttcCTTGACtgtaatataagttaactgcacCGTTAGAGCAATAGAGTAGTATAGCCCTTTTGGTTGCTTTTCACAATTCACTACATAACTCAGGTCAGATTTGTAAGTGCATATTTGTACAAactagaccattttttttttgtcttcttgggAGGGTAAATTAAAGTGTTGTGGTGGTTTATTTTTCAActgtacaaagttttttttttttttatatatatatatatatatctatctgtctctatctatttctgtttttcatttgttattggataagtgtattttaaaaagtgaaaaaagtagcTATCAATCCTATCTATATAAAGTGGCATTGTTAGTTTTTAATCTTTgctgctattttaaaattgcattatgtCTAGATTAATTTgatgaaattattatttgatCAAAAAGCAGCACAGTGTGTTCCAGATTGTTTCAGTGACTGGTTgcagaataacataaaataaatccagGGTTACATTGTTGCACAAGTTAAATGGAGGAGGATGCAATGtgcatgtttatgtttttatgatcTGTTCAGATTATTTGGGGGTACAGTCCatgttcaaaataaaatccaatcagAACCTTGGGATATATTTGTGTAGATCTGAAGTGACATGGCAGGAAGAATCTCAGTTTTATCTTCTGattttgttaatacagtaaacacttttTCATTTCTTGGTGTTATGACTtgagcaaaccattttattcctCCAAAAAAGTCTCTCTGTCTCATATATAACTATGTTCTAGTAGGTAAAGCCGGTCTTTCAGACTTTTTGGTAGTGTTGCAACTAAATAGCGTGAAATGAGAGACCTGTTGTATGGTACCCTGCAGttttgaagatttatttatttatttcagttggtaGCTGCCCTGCCTGAGGACTGGCAACCAGGGCCCAGTTTTTACGGTACAAGATGTGGACCGCTCAGAACTTCTGATTAAAGTAACCTTTCATCCTCTCGTGGAATGCTTGACACGTCATATTCTCCTCTGGAGGACCCTCCTTGTAGTAAGTTTATTCATTcaaatctttttatatatataataaaaaaatatttatatatatatatatatatatatatatatatatatatatatatatatatatatatatatatatatatatatatatatatatatatatatattattataatatattttttaaaattttcccaATCGGTCAGTCCATCAGGAATAAATTATTCTGTTTGTactagtttagaaaaaaataaagaaaaacctgTTCTTGGATTTAGCAAGTTGCACCTTAATTTTGTTGGTGtaggttttactgtgtgttttatttttacaatgtttttttttcccttttcttttagaTAAAGAATAGGACATACCTATGTAAGTAACCTTATCTTACTGTTATATATGAAAACCAATGTGAAGCTTgagattgcttgtttttaatatgctaacGCACCAGTCTGTGTGTACATGTTATTGCATCCCAGAGCCATCACagggagtgtttgtttgttttaaaacttgatgtattattttttttaatgtggaaaaaattcagtagttacatttttttttcttttaaaatttctgttttctgaaaagaaagaaacaaatgaatatgcttgtaaataaatattacaatttgtaTTCTATATACTGGGTTTAAAGTTTCTAactgccatgtttattattattttagtgacaGAAAAGCAACTGGGGGAAAGAGTTCTGCAgttatttgaagaaaaatgtgAAGTTCTTGAAAAAATATCAGAATTGAAACAGAAGGTAAGCACACATTTCGTTGAATCTTtacctttgaaaataatattgaaaataatgcacTTGTTACACTTAGACCATACATATTGTTTCTTGAAAAgtttacataaattattattttacagcacatttacCAAAAGTAATCTGTTGATACAATCATTGTATAATAAATCTGTAGCTGTAAGGTTGCCTGCCCCCTGAGACTAGCAGCTACaatcaacaagaaaaacacatgttttacgtttcatattttatatgtttctttGAAATTTTAGATTAAGGAAAGTGAACAGCAGTTAGTGGAGTCCGAGAAAACAAAATCCTCTTCTgtccatgaaaatgaaaaacttcaGGTAATAAAGCAATGTCTCAATATATGTTAAATGCTGCACATCAATTGTTGTGGTAGTTtaccatttgttttctctttcactttAAAAGGAAGCATTTgaagctttacaaaaaaataatgaaaacctgaTGGAAAAGCTCAGGACACTGCAGTCTGCTGTAGAAGAAGAAAGGAGAAAGAACCTGCATCAAGAAGAAAGAGTAAGCagtatcatattttttatatatccgcTATCTGAAAGCCTCCAAGCAGACTGGCTGAGAACCTTCTCGCCAGAAACTGAAAGTAATAACCCTAAATAAACAACTCGGTAGACAATAAGGAAGACCCATTGCAGAAACTTTTGTCCACCGAACTAAAatggtcttttttgttttacttgccaacatttggaaactaccTCCGGGGTAggggggtcatacgcaaaaaacactctatcaaataatagacgtatcccccacaactcaacaccacatgaccatcatgacagtaaaaacagacCACACCGTGTAATGTCGTGTTTTGTCTGATTTTAGCAAGATGAAACCTTTTGTAATAGTTAGTGTCATACAGACACAGCCGGCGTCACACACTTAGTTACTCAAGTTTATTGATATGACACGTCtaatttactaattaaaaaacaactcaTATATAGCCCCTGTATAGTACAATATCGGGACTTTTCTTCCTGTGTATCGATCCCTTTGGGACATTTGCTAGTAAATCGGGACTACACCCGACCATATCCCCCCGGATCTAATCCTACGCTCAGGGCTACACTAGATTCCGGACGTTGTTTCGATGTGTTCCCGGGCGGAAATTCAATCCAAGATACGGTTCGCACCTGAATGCGACTTACAAAATACAATGTAACGCAATAACTTACCGCCTCCTcaaaaaaatgtcatttgccaatttttaattggaattgattttgttttatgaaaacacaaaaactaaCACCCTCTATGATGTTGGGTTGGAGAGgagttttttttggttgtaaCTTAATATGGATGGCTAAAACACTGTGAAAGTGCTTTTTCTGCAAAGTTACATATGCAaggctttttctgtttgtttgataataaccaaatcaatacacgtatcatatataaacattaacacaggcaactttgctttaaatttaagtaaacatacctgtctaataaaactgcttccggtattcaagttcggtgttgaatgaggcttcagtttacttcagtcagtatctagagctgttcaaagatgccaaaaacaataacaatcacccctGAAGATCGgatcaacgagtttggcaaggatGAATTTCACGTCtggtaatgtgctttttttgtacttcatgcagcaaggttTACAAGGAAAGGTAAACAGCCAATttgggattcttttctgtgcCAGCGTCTCACAACAGTCAGGCAGGATAATGCTGCAGCTGTATTTGACAATAGCCACCTGGATGGCGAAGATGACAATAGCGACCTGTGATTCGACATTAAGGTTCTACcttgtttttttcacttaaaaaagATCTAATTGATATATACTATTGTAaacagttactatatatatatatatatatatatatatatatataatatatatatatatatatatatatatatagtattatgtAAAAGCAGTTTCTCAAGGTTGACGGGATTGCCATGTGAAGCTCAATACAACATGTATAGATAGGCAGCTggccaacgtttcgatatgttgtacatatctttctcaagggagcctgtgtttgaatcaaaacattggaggtatttgtaggtgtttgacagcatgacaactacttgttattgttttatattcaaatccatgatttattcttacatgatgtaatggtgttctatatattgtgacatcacttttacttgtttatttatatctttaaatctgtattaattctaattaacattattttatataaacttatatttatattatcatgcaatgctggctgtgaggatcagccttgatatggtctccccagagtaccagcatgcacaacttttgaattaattttgtctatttaattatttttaacttttatatatttattggaattaattagttcattattttctgttgagtctcGCTGGCATAattgttcagtctatttatccatttactttcttttattcttctagatGTCGCATTGTCCTAACTTTAGCTTTTCTATtaatacaaactttacatcatttatgtcatgtccttgactggtgaagtgctgtactattggttcattcatttttttatttccaattaatgaaaggtgtttctgaattcttttatataaagttgttccattctctccaacatattttatttcatcacatttttcacaggctattccataaacaacattgctatttttacagtagatattagtttttagtggatatgtgttgttcttatgtttaattatatttttacttttgtccatatatttacaaactttacatgtactagtgcaagtatttgtagaacctattctgtcaattattattttatgtttactgtgaactaaaatatcacctaaattagcttctcttttgaatgctacaactggggccttaaattTCTAACGAAGAGAACACTTAACTAGTTACCCAGAAATTTATGAAAAAAGGTTAAACAGACTAAACAGCTTAGCTAATACAAAGGTTTGATAGAATCTTTTAACCGTTTCAAAGCTCATGCAGTAATGATTACCCTGAGAGAACTGGAAAAAGCGACGATAACACATATTAATCATCTAAAGtccatctctttttagtttatctacTTTTCTTAattctctataattctttctttgtattctctttttaaatttgtttttaatacacttcTTGTtttagtcactttcttttgagcatattctttgtattcttattcctagaccctttgggattgcccttttagtgtgtattggatgtgcagaggacatgtgtaaataaataccggtgcatgtcagtaggtttacagaagagatcactctcaattgaaccttcttcatgTTTTACTaaggtatctaaaaattatatttcttttaagtCTAGAGATCCAAATAACTAAGTTACCTTATTCGAACATTTTATGGCATCTGGTAACTTTCACATTTGTTACAGAATTGTGAACGTTATAAACAATGGACAACATTGTCGGGTAATAATACTATAACATTCAAGACGACCACTGTTGTGCGTCATCATATGACACTACATAACTCGTACCACTGCGTTATGGGGGTTGACTGGACATGACTGCTATGAAACGGTTGGTTAACTAATCCCGTAAAGGGGTTGTAGTCCACGACAAGTTTGTGCTGACTGGTCCCAAGCAATATGGGTCTATGGTGGCTGGGGGCTATGTGTGAGGTCGGAGTACGACCCGTACTGAAGGGGCGGTGCAACTTGGTGGAAACAAACCTGTATTTACGACACTTGTTTAAATACGTCCAAAAAGAGTTTATGGGCGCACTCTTGATGTGTCACATGTGCATTTTGTGTATGCGCAATAATATTTCGGTGTGTAACAATGACAGACAAATCGGTGTCAACTATTTTACTAGGGATAACATTGGACAATACACATGATGAAGCAAAGATACCGAAATGTTGTATGTAGACAATGACGTGACGTTAAATAGGAGATTTGTTGTTGTAGTCGAACGGCTCCCGTGAAGACACGTACAGGTGCGCCTTCATTTTACGGAGCAGTACGTTAAATGGCGGCTGGTCCTGGGAGGGAGATCAATATGGTCAGTTGCTGTGGCGTTGAGGATAGCACTAGGAACTGGTTACTGGGACGAGGATGGCGACATTAGACTATCTTAGCAGCTGGCTGAAGATACGCATTAgaataaaattgctactgtgctgcactggaaaaaatatattaataaggaatatctgctacaaatcaaggattactgtatgttctggtagctcttccattctgagtgcatcgttccattaaaaaaaaacaaaacaaaaacaacagactgtGCTACAATCAAGAGGTTGTTTTttagtcacatatgtgaacgcacaaaGGTTCCTTAAACCACAAATATTAAAGGTGTTGCAGAACTAAATATGTGGCAGCATTGGGCCAGCACAGTGGTGTGAACAGGGTCTATGCAATGCTTTCAAAACCTTTTATGACTGAGAGTCTAAgaatagtctttttttctttttgtattattttctctaaaTTAGTTAATGAAAACCTCTAAGATGACTGAGTCAATGGTGGACTATGATTTATGCtaatttgtatgatttattttttttgtaaatactgtagtaatgtgtgtggttttttttgttttgtttttttccagttgtCTGACACTCAAAAGTCATTCAAGAAGCTTCAGAGTTTAATTAATTCTAAGAGTGCTGAACTGTCAAAGGTAAGTTGCAAAacgtgtttaattttaattacaaattttgTATTCACTTTTGGTGATTAATAAACTCTTGCCTTGCATTGCTTGTAgccttttaaacacaatatagtaTGTACTGGTTACTGCTGCCCAGAACTAATCAAAGTTCAATTTGACCAAGAACCACTATTTCTATCTGACTGTTACACTTTGTGATTTAGGTACAAACTTGTTTGGAAGAGGCCAGACTAAAAGAAGCAGCAGTAAAAGCTGAACTGCAATCTGtgttgaaagaaaacaacactttaaaagacAGTAACAAAAATGTAAGTATCTAGATACAGGAGCAAATGCATTAAGTtactaattttaatgcatttctttgcaCAGTGATTGTGAATTGTGTTAAAGAATTCATATTTGTTTCCCCCAATTTCAGCTATTGAAAGAGGCCAGAAGCTGGGaagagcaatacagagaactTTCTGAGAAAATTAAAACATTCCAGAAGAGTCAGAAAGATTTAGAAGACACTATTGCACGTAAAGACAATGAAATAAAGGTGCTTCTTTTTTATGCTCTACCTAACATTATTTccattctgaaaaatgtagttaGGTGCTCATTACTTTTTAGCTTCCACAGTACAtcccaattatgatgaaacttggaacAGACATTCGttaaattatatttagggcttctgttcggtttttattaattacattttttcggtgcttatttttagctattttcaagttttatgtaaaagTGGAGCGATGGAACGTGTAGCCCCGTGATAACGAACAATGAAATGACATACTGCTTAgaatgtcctgaaaaaaaaaagacattgtttacacttaactcgacagtacttgcaaacTTCAACAgcaccttctttcctttactgtcttccacaacaaaatcattatggtcacaggcatattcttctggggcttttgtgtgtttaggcaatttttttacattttgccacaatttgcaattctttaAGTTCAATGAGCATGTAACTACTCCCTATGGAATTGCAatagctttaaatcttgcgaGAGAACAATCCTCCACTCTAGTAATTGTTATACTGTTTTAAAGTTCGCAGtagtgttacaatcctccaatagaaatgtagaatttgctgtcactcagtagttggggtgggtttaaagtattcagaacgaatcaatgataacACTCTCTTCAGTCTTTTTCCCGCTGACGGTaacaccataaaaaaaataaggcaAAAAGTAGCCAATGACATAATGGGATGGGTATAAACAAAGTGCCCCTTTCCTTTCCCTAGGCCAATTGGTATGACTCATTGATAAAAGGATCGCACAACAAGACCACAAACAATGCAACTTATACGTGGCAACAGTAAACAAGacggttaaaacagaaaatcagaagcctatgaactgacaatcaatatacagtgcctgtagaaagtctacacccacttgaacTTTTGTGGAACAACAGTGTCCGTTCCAAactgtttcatacatttaaatgatgattgttttccacttattaacaccattctccacactgttaagggaaagaaagtttttattgacaaaaaatatatatataaaaatacaaaactgaaagatcataattggataagtctccaccccccccccccccccagttataCTCTCAATCATGTACCCCCTTACTTCGAAACTGGCGTTAATGTCGCACCTTAAGTCGCTTAGTGATGTTAAATTGTGTCTTAACTGCCGGTGAAATGAAAACCAACGACTAAACTCttgcgattggttacacctgagctaacttaggattgctattacaagggggtggacacttatccaaccaagctatttcagtttttatttttaattaattttctacaaatgtctagaatctagaatattttttttcacttggaagttgtgaggtaggatgtgtagataaatgaaaaaaaaaaaaaagtatattaaaaatgcattttaattacagactataagacaacaaaaggttgaacattttgaaagggggtgtagactttctgtaggcataCTATAAACTATGCACCAACCTATCAAAAAGTGTACTTCCAACAGTTGTACTTCTGCGATCCAGAGCGTCTTTGGGAATGACATAAACAAATTTTACGGAACTTGATCCTTCAAtaaggtggactccatttaagTCAGGAGGGGTGACTATCTAAAATTATGGAACAGGTCTAAAGAAATGCCACCCAtctgtcacaaaataaatgaataaagacgTTGCCATGAACCATTTGTCTAATTaacaggaagtttcttttttagtaaaaaaatatgGGTGAATTTAATGGGCACCTCCTTGTGCTGACAGTTACTTTCATCTTATTACAAATGTGCCAGTgtaaattacatttgtggttGAATAAATGTATTGGTGTATCGCACAAATGTTTTTCGAGGTTTATAGGTTGAAAGTGTatggaaactgtaaaaataatactgctgaaTGAAAATTAAGTATAAAAATGCAGCACTCCTCTTACCCTCTCCAGTGACTCTTGTTCAAGGGTAGTTTATGTATGGTACTTCCATACAGCATCTTGCATATTCCAGTGCTTACATTGTGTGTTTGCGGCTGTtaagttgtatattttatttttgtaggttttgtcTGATTGCATTACTGAGTTAAGACAGCTTGAAACTGAAGCTAAATGTGAGACTGTGGAGTTGCAGAAAGGAGATGCCAAGTCCAATGAAGAAACTCAAGGTGATTTGTTTGACTATGTTAACATTCCTATAGGTCTATATTGTAAAAACATGTCCAATTTATGTAATAAATTAGTGTTTTAcaatatgcacaattttaaatcaaaattacttTCAGGTAAAAAGAAT
Proteins encoded in this region:
- the LOC121309561 gene encoding transport and Golgi organization protein 1 homolog → MDNLEQKDFEEGISLGFYAFLVRTVINIKNRTYLLTEKQLGERVLQLFEEKCEVLEKISELKQKIKESEQQLVESEKTKSSSVHENEKLQEAFEALQKNNENLMEKLRTLQSAVEEERRKNLHQEERLSDTQKSFKKLQSLINSKSAELSKVQTCLEEARLKEAAVKAELQSVLKENNTLKDSNKNLLKEARSWEEQYRELSEKIKTFQKSQKDLEDTIARKDNEIKANWYDSLIKGSHNKTTNNATYTWQQ